The genomic segment TCACCCCGCCGAATTCGTAGCCTGGATCGCGTCCACGCCGAATTGCAGCGGGTTGAGGACGAAACCGGCTCGGATGCGCACGAATCGATAGGGCGCGGCCGAGGGATTCGGCACCGTGGCGGTGTGGGCGCCGAGGCCGATCATGCCCAGCGGCGCGGTCGACACCCGCTGACCAGCGCCGTCGAGGAACTCCACGGTGGTCTGCACGGCCAGGTCGAACCCGTGGAAATGCACGAGGAGATCGCCGGTGCCTTCCTCTCCGGCGCCGAGGTCGAATACGACGTGGGAATTCGCGTTCCCGGACACCGTGGCGAATTCGCCGTCCGGCGCGCCGAGCGCGTTCGCCCCGTTCTGCACCACCGCGGTCGTGCTCGGGGCGATCGCGTCGGCATAGGGATCGGCGGCGAAGAGCAAGCCGGCGGCGGCCAGTACGGGGAGAAGGGTCATCCGGCCGTTCTAGCCGCCGCCGGGGAGTTCGGTCAATCGAGGCGGCCGGAGATCCCGGTTCGGTGTCATGGCGCCGAAGTTTCCGGTGAACCCCTTGACGCAGGGGGCGCCGAGGTTCTAGGACTGCCGGGTACGGGCAACAGGCGACCATCTTCCTCGAGCTGAACATCTGTGGGACGCAAGGAAATCTCGAAGGCAGGGACTGACGATCAAGATCTTCGACGGACCCCTGGCTTGGCGCCGCCTGCTCGCGCTCTCCCGAATCCTCCGCTCCCGAAAAGGGGAAACCATGTCCGACGTCGTCAACAGCATCTTCGGCCGCACGCCCAGCGAGTACGCCGCGAGCACGAACACCCCGGAAACCCGTGGCACCGAAACGATCGTGGACGACAAGGCCGACCTGGCCGACTCCGCGGCCACCTCCGCGCCGACCGCGATCGTGGTCGTCGAACCGGCGGCCGCCGAGTCCGACAGCGCCGCCGACACCGACAGCGCCGCCGAGACCGACACCGACGAAATCGACGACAACGACACGGCCGAGACCGAGACCGAAACCGACGCCGCCGAAGACGTCGACACGGACGAGCAGGTCGAGGACGAGGACGAAGCCGAAGAGGCCGACGAAGCGACCGCCCCCGAGGACATCACCGCGGAAGCCGAGACCGCTACCGAGGAAGAGGAA from the Amycolatopsis magusensis genome contains:
- a CDS encoding Asp23/Gls24 family envelope stress response protein, which gives rise to MSDVVNSIFGRTPSEYAASTNTPETRGTETIVDDKADLADSAATSAPTAIVVVEPAAAESDSAADTDSAAETDTDEIDDNDTAETETETDAAEDVDTDEQVEDEDEAEEADEATAPEDITAEAETATEEEEEEETVAAPVRPAAAVRGNTSVDDGVVTKVVTMVARKAEGVHELGEDISVGIEDDVALIDIPLVIEFGHAVKALAEQLRTDVIEAVEQFLGLEVEAVDVRVTDIHLPDAG